A genomic segment from Blastococcus sp. PRF04-17 encodes:
- the dtd gene encoding D-aminoacyl-tRNA deacylase, which translates to MRAVVSRVSTAAVTVDDAVVGEIGHGLLSLVGVGRDDDVARAHRMAAKIHELRIFPTDDGARSAADLGLPVLVVSQFTLYADTRKGRRPSWQDAAPGELAEPLVDAVVAELRRRGCTVATGAFGARMRVSSVNEGPMTLLLEV; encoded by the coding sequence GTGCGCGCCGTGGTGAGCCGGGTCAGTACAGCCGCTGTAACCGTCGATGACGCCGTGGTCGGGGAGATCGGCCACGGCCTGCTGTCACTGGTCGGAGTCGGCCGGGACGACGACGTGGCCCGGGCGCACCGGATGGCGGCCAAGATCCACGAGCTGCGGATCTTCCCCACCGACGACGGCGCCCGCTCGGCCGCGGACCTCGGCCTGCCGGTGCTGGTGGTCAGCCAGTTCACCCTCTACGCCGACACGCGGAAGGGGCGCCGTCCCTCGTGGCAGGACGCCGCCCCCGGTGAGCTGGCCGAGCCCCTGGTGGACGCGGTGGTCGCCGAGCTCCGACGACGAGGGTGCACCGTGGCGACCGGCGCCTTCGGCGCCCGCATGCGGGTCTCGTCGGTGAACGAGGGACCGATGACGCTGCTCCTCGAGGTCTGA
- a CDS encoding STAS domain-containing protein: MDSDPGRSWPPAGSVTIEHEEGGRRVLCLRGDVDTAVATRFRRLQGRSPAVVDTIDAGDVTFISSSGLALMLLSGEASEAAGRRPTLRAASHPVERALQLAGMDDFFRREPSAGTA, encoded by the coding sequence ATGGACTCCGATCCAGGTCGGTCGTGGCCCCCCGCCGGATCCGTCACGATCGAGCACGAGGAGGGCGGCCGGCGGGTGCTCTGCCTGCGCGGCGACGTGGACACCGCGGTCGCCACCCGCTTCCGGAGACTGCAGGGACGCAGCCCAGCCGTCGTCGACACCATCGACGCCGGTGACGTCACGTTCATCAGCTCGTCGGGGCTCGCGCTCATGCTGCTCAGCGGGGAGGCGTCCGAGGCGGCCGGACGGCGGCCGACGCTGCGGGCGGCGTCGCACCCCGTGGAGCGGGCGCTGCAGCTCGCCGGGATGGACGACTTCTTCCGGCGCGAGCCGTCGGCCGGGACGGCGTGA
- the mgtE gene encoding magnesium transporter, with product MPAPTDLSQLARSGDLRRLQDALGDLDVPAVVDELGRADPATRALVFRALPKDRSLAVFEDLEPALQGELLRGLRAEATSDLITGLDPDDRAELLDELPASVAARLLSGLSAREREMTTALLGYPPDSAGRRMTPEVVDLPVDVSVGRALELVRAGEPDAETIYTLPVTGPGRCVLGVVSLRRLLVSDDDAPLQDVMNEAVVVRTSDDQEVAARVVREHGLVAVPVVDAENRLVGLFTVDDAMRVLEREETEDIARAGGAEPLDRPYLASSLFAVVRSRVVWLLVLIIGATLTVNVLDYFEDVLAEVVALALFVPLLIGTGGNTGAQAVTTVIRAMAVGDVRFRDLPRVVGRELVTGAMLGALLAAVGFGPAAWLVGAEIATVLCLALVVVCALATTAGALTPLLARRIGVDPAVVSAPFITTFVDATGLVVYFLIARAVLGL from the coding sequence GTGCCCGCCCCCACCGACCTGAGCCAGCTCGCGCGCAGTGGGGACCTGCGCCGGCTGCAGGACGCGCTGGGCGACCTCGACGTGCCGGCGGTCGTCGACGAGCTCGGTCGGGCCGACCCCGCCACCCGCGCGCTGGTGTTCCGCGCGCTGCCCAAGGACAGGTCGCTCGCCGTCTTCGAGGACCTCGAGCCCGCGCTGCAGGGCGAGCTGCTGCGCGGGCTGCGCGCCGAGGCGACCAGCGACCTGATCACCGGGCTGGACCCCGACGACCGGGCCGAGCTGCTCGACGAGCTGCCCGCCTCCGTCGCCGCCCGGCTGCTGTCCGGCCTGAGCGCGCGCGAGCGGGAGATGACCACCGCACTGCTGGGCTACCCACCGGATTCGGCGGGGCGGCGCATGACCCCCGAGGTGGTCGACCTGCCGGTCGACGTCTCCGTCGGACGGGCCCTCGAGCTGGTCCGGGCGGGCGAGCCGGATGCCGAGACGATCTACACGCTGCCGGTGACGGGACCGGGTCGCTGCGTCCTGGGCGTCGTGTCCCTGCGCCGGCTCCTCGTCAGCGACGACGACGCCCCACTGCAGGACGTGATGAACGAAGCCGTCGTCGTCCGCACGTCCGACGACCAGGAGGTCGCTGCGCGCGTCGTGCGTGAGCACGGTCTCGTCGCCGTGCCCGTGGTGGACGCGGAGAACCGGCTGGTCGGCCTGTTCACCGTGGACGACGCCATGCGGGTGCTCGAGCGCGAGGAGACGGAGGACATCGCGCGCGCGGGTGGCGCCGAACCCCTGGACCGGCCCTATCTCGCCTCCAGCCTGTTCGCCGTCGTCCGCAGCCGCGTGGTGTGGCTGCTCGTGCTCATCATCGGTGCGACCCTCACCGTCAACGTGCTCGACTACTTCGAGGACGTGCTGGCGGAGGTGGTCGCGCTGGCGCTGTTCGTCCCGCTGCTGATCGGCACCGGCGGCAACACCGGCGCCCAGGCGGTCACGACGGTGATCCGCGCGATGGCGGTCGGGGACGTCCGCTTCCGGGACCTTCCCCGGGTGGTGGGCCGAGAGCTGGTCACGGGCGCCATGCTCGGGGCCCTGCTGGCCGCCGTCGGGTTCGGTCCCGCCGCCTGGCTGGTCGGCGCCGAGATCGCCACCGTCCTGTGCCTGGCACTGGTCGTGGTGTGCGCGCTCGCCACGACGGCGGGTGCCCTGACCCCGCTGCTGGCCCGCAGGATCGGCGTCGACCCCGCCGTGGTCAGTGCTCCGTTCATCACCACGTTCGTCGACGCGACCGGCCTCGTCGTGTACTTCCTCATCGCGCGCGCGGTCCTCGGGCTCTGA
- a CDS encoding oxygenase MpaB family protein: MVHPLTGLPDRIRTAFRARVSGDPSGAPDWVRDIARVGTGPGWFEPDGVVWRVHGDLSTLIGGVAALLGQGAHPLALAGVQRHSAYREDPWKRLAGTARWLVVSTFGSAELAEREAARVRGMHRRVRGTTDDGRPYSAGDPELLRWVHLAFTDAFLAAQAAVGRDMSRFGPRWPDAYVGEWARSAQALGAADLPTTESELAEALAEYARVLEPVPADLLSFLSAPPGLSAAEQVVYSGLSGGAALLVSPTIAPLAGVPGRAGRGLPERGRLAVSRLQLRAMNLALGGTSPWEQAARWRLGVGPPPAWAA; the protein is encoded by the coding sequence GTGGTGCACCCGCTGACCGGCCTGCCCGACCGCATACGGACGGCGTTCCGCGCGCGCGTCTCCGGAGATCCCAGCGGTGCCCCGGACTGGGTGCGGGACATCGCTCGAGTCGGCACGGGACCTGGGTGGTTCGAGCCCGACGGCGTCGTCTGGCGGGTGCACGGAGACCTGTCGACGCTGATCGGCGGGGTGGCCGCACTCCTCGGGCAGGGCGCGCATCCGCTGGCGCTGGCCGGTGTCCAACGCCACTCGGCCTACCGCGAGGACCCGTGGAAGCGCCTGGCCGGCACCGCGCGGTGGCTGGTGGTGAGCACGTTCGGGTCCGCCGAGCTGGCCGAACGCGAGGCCGCCCGGGTCCGCGGCATGCACCGCCGGGTCCGCGGCACCACGGACGACGGGCGTCCCTACTCCGCCGGTGACCCGGAACTGCTGCGCTGGGTCCACCTGGCCTTCACCGACGCGTTCCTGGCCGCCCAGGCCGCCGTCGGCCGGGACATGAGCCGCTTCGGTCCCCGGTGGCCCGATGCCTACGTCGGGGAGTGGGCCCGCAGCGCGCAGGCGCTCGGGGCGGCCGACCTGCCCACCACGGAGTCCGAACTGGCCGAGGCACTGGCGGAGTACGCCCGCGTCCTCGAACCGGTGCCGGCGGACCTGCTGTCCTTCCTCTCCGCCCCGCCGGGGCTCAGCGCCGCGGAGCAGGTCGTGTACTCGGGCCTGTCCGGCGGGGCCGCGCTCCTCGTCTCCCCCACGATCGCCCCGCTGGCAGGCGTGCCGGGCCGGGCCGGACGCGGGCTGCCCGAGCGCGGCCGGCTCGCGGTGAGCCGGCTGCAGCTGCGGGCGATGAACCTGGCGCTGGGTGGGACGAGCCCCTGGGAGCAGGCCGCCCGATGGCGGCTCGGCGTGGGCCCGCCGCCGGCCTGGGCCGCCTGA
- a CDS encoding HNH endonuclease signature motif containing protein, protein MPRISGSSLVEDVLIDWSMDQPVSTSRLPVSVLSKEQVAAELRRHQSRQAMAAAYEAELILRLAELTSAEHDPPAGRPGARGDRWSAADDAVGVSEFFAGELALVLNRGRGTANHLHHRAQVWRDKLPDTEGALARGELDVARAAALADALGHTSPELARAVEVRLLPEALELSVSKLRARALELLLELDAAAADARREEARHSADVFLQPGQDGMATLGAELPADEAAEAYAQIDQLARMAKADGDARPIARIRTELFSLLLRRPGGPDQHGVAAHLTVTAVLGSLEGAGTRAGSVNGLAITAAHTRDLLARIGALGLQTPQDGSLTFAITDTDGRLLATTTVAELLRAATRGCAEHDTGDCGCPVLGVPGSTDRYAPSRRQETFVRTRDRTCRMPNCGQRVGWADLDHVVPHSCAGETACTNLCCLCRSDHRLKTFARGWRFVMDPDGTLHVTTPSGVTRTSRPPGLRKPPPEPPPGEPDHDPPPF, encoded by the coding sequence GTGCCCCGGATCTCCGGTTCCTCCCTCGTCGAGGACGTGCTGATCGACTGGTCGATGGACCAGCCGGTCAGCACCTCGCGGCTGCCGGTCTCCGTGCTGTCGAAGGAGCAGGTGGCCGCAGAGCTGCGGCGGCACCAGAGCAGGCAGGCGATGGCCGCCGCCTACGAGGCCGAACTCATCCTCCGGCTGGCCGAGCTGACCTCCGCCGAGCACGACCCGCCGGCCGGTAGGCCGGGGGCGCGTGGTGACCGCTGGTCGGCCGCGGACGACGCGGTCGGCGTCAGCGAGTTCTTCGCCGGAGAGCTGGCACTGGTGCTCAACCGCGGCCGCGGCACGGCCAACCACCTGCACCACCGGGCGCAGGTGTGGCGCGACAAGCTGCCCGACACCGAGGGCGCCCTGGCCCGAGGGGAGCTCGACGTGGCGCGGGCGGCGGCGCTGGCCGACGCGCTCGGTCACACGAGCCCCGAGCTGGCGCGGGCGGTCGAGGTCCGGCTGCTGCCGGAGGCCCTGGAGCTCTCCGTGTCCAAGCTGCGCGCCCGGGCGCTGGAGCTCCTGCTGGAACTGGACGCCGCGGCCGCCGACGCGCGCCGAGAGGAGGCTAGGCACTCCGCCGACGTCTTCCTGCAGCCGGGCCAGGACGGCATGGCCACCCTGGGCGCGGAACTGCCGGCCGACGAGGCGGCCGAGGCGTACGCGCAGATCGACCAGCTCGCGAGGATGGCCAAGGCCGACGGTGACGCGCGGCCGATCGCCCGGATCCGCACCGAGCTGTTCTCCCTGCTGCTCCGCCGTCCCGGAGGCCCCGACCAGCACGGTGTCGCCGCCCATCTGACGGTCACCGCCGTCCTCGGCTCCCTCGAGGGCGCGGGAACCCGCGCGGGGTCGGTGAACGGGCTGGCGATCACCGCGGCACACACGCGTGACCTGCTCGCCCGCATCGGCGCCCTCGGCCTGCAGACACCGCAGGACGGCAGCTTGACGTTCGCGATCACCGATACCGACGGCAGGCTGCTGGCCACCACCACGGTGGCCGAGCTGCTGCGGGCGGCCACGCGGGGCTGCGCGGAGCATGACACCGGAGACTGCGGCTGCCCGGTGCTCGGCGTTCCTGGGAGCACCGATCGCTATGCGCCCTCCAGACGGCAGGAGACGTTCGTCAGGACGCGGGACCGCACCTGCCGGATGCCCAACTGCGGGCAGCGGGTGGGCTGGGCCGACCTCGATCACGTCGTCCCGCACTCCTGCGCGGGTGAGACGGCGTGCACCAACCTCTGCTGCTTGTGCCGCTCGGATCACCGGCTGAAGACCTTCGCCCGAGGCTGGCGCTTCGTCATGGACCCCGACGGGACCCTGCACGTCACAACCCCCTCGGGGGTCACCCGGACGAGCAGACCACCGGGCCTGCGGAAGCCTCCGCCGGAGCCGCCACCGGGAGAACCGGACCACGACCCCCCACCGTTCTAG
- a CDS encoding helix-turn-helix transcriptional regulator, with protein MATARPVLDTARAAYRAGDWPAAREAFARATQDGLLTAPDDLLAAAQAHWWCGRAGESVRLVARAHRLLLDAGRIEEAAVAALDVAVYHLLLGQLPLGSGWMNRADRLLRAVPESPVHGYVAFYRDVEYNLAQASPQDVLAAARDLVALSRRHADRTLALVALVAEGYALVGAGQVRQGMTLLDEAMVSLDAASMAPEWVGNTFCLAMEVAEQVGDVARMRLWLADAEEWLDSLPAAVLFSGACRVHRARIWQLAGEWERVEPALEQACRELRELCQETVGAAWSLRGDLRLLTGDRAGAETAFAEAHRRGADPHPGLALVQLDRGDVAAAGAAVRTAMMALPDGHLHHRARLLAAAVRIACAAGDIPEAERRSDQLTQLVRVWPQSLVVPLAGTTAGAVALARGVPADALSPLQAACRRWRELGAPYEAACTGKLLARCYRALGDRVSAELEERSAVEVLHRLRARPAWPDDDAPAARNQAELTAREGEVLRLLADGLPNADIAATLTISRRTVERHLSNLYPKLGVRSRAAATRYAVEHRLV; from the coding sequence ATGGCCACGGCGAGGCCGGTGCTGGACACCGCGCGGGCGGCCTACCGGGCGGGTGACTGGCCCGCAGCCCGGGAGGCGTTCGCTCGCGCGACCCAGGACGGACTGCTGACCGCCCCGGACGACCTTCTCGCGGCGGCGCAGGCCCACTGGTGGTGTGGGCGGGCGGGCGAGTCCGTCCGCCTCGTCGCCCGGGCGCACCGGCTACTGCTGGACGCCGGTCGCATCGAGGAGGCTGCCGTAGCGGCCCTCGACGTGGCGGTGTACCACCTGCTCCTCGGGCAGCTTCCGCTCGGCTCCGGCTGGATGAACCGGGCCGACCGACTGCTCCGCGCCGTGCCCGAGTCCCCGGTACACGGGTATGTCGCCTTCTACCGCGACGTCGAGTACAACCTGGCGCAGGCGTCACCGCAGGACGTGCTGGCCGCAGCCCGCGACCTCGTGGCGCTGTCGCGCCGGCACGCGGACCGGACGCTGGCGCTGGTCGCCCTCGTCGCCGAGGGGTACGCCCTGGTCGGCGCGGGTCAGGTCAGGCAGGGGATGACGCTGCTCGACGAGGCGATGGTGAGTCTGGATGCCGCGTCGATGGCGCCCGAGTGGGTGGGGAACACGTTCTGCCTGGCCATGGAGGTTGCCGAGCAGGTCGGCGACGTCGCCCGGATGCGGCTGTGGCTGGCCGACGCCGAGGAGTGGCTGGACTCGCTGCCCGCGGCGGTGCTCTTCAGCGGAGCGTGCCGGGTGCATCGGGCCCGCATCTGGCAGCTCGCCGGCGAGTGGGAGCGGGTGGAACCTGCGCTGGAACAGGCCTGCCGAGAACTGCGCGAGCTGTGCCAAGAGACTGTCGGGGCGGCGTGGTCGCTGCGCGGGGACCTGCGGTTGCTCACCGGGGACCGGGCCGGGGCCGAGACGGCCTTCGCGGAGGCGCACCGGCGCGGCGCCGACCCGCACCCCGGTCTGGCTCTCGTCCAGCTGGACCGCGGGGATGTCGCCGCGGCCGGCGCCGCGGTGCGCACGGCGATGATGGCCCTGCCGGACGGGCACCTGCACCACCGCGCCCGGTTGCTGGCGGCGGCCGTGCGGATCGCCTGCGCCGCCGGTGACATCCCGGAGGCTGAGCGGCGCTCGGATCAGCTCACCCAGCTGGTCCGAGTGTGGCCGCAGTCCCTGGTCGTCCCCCTGGCGGGCACCACGGCCGGCGCCGTGGCGCTGGCCCGCGGAGTCCCGGCCGACGCACTCTCGCCGTTGCAGGCTGCTTGCCGGCGGTGGCGCGAGCTCGGCGCGCCCTACGAGGCCGCGTGCACCGGGAAGCTGCTCGCCCGCTGCTACCGCGCCCTGGGCGACCGGGTCAGCGCGGAGTTGGAGGAACGGTCCGCGGTAGAGGTGCTGCACCGGCTGCGCGCGCGACCCGCCTGGCCGGACGACGACGCTCCGGCGGCCCGGAACCAGGCCGAGCTGACCGCCCGGGAGGGCGAGGTTCTCCGCCTGCTCGCCGACGGTCTGCCCAACGCCGACATCGCAGCGACCCTCACGATCAGCCGGCGGACGGTGGAGCGGCACCTGTCCAACCTCTATCCCAAGCTCGGCGTTCGTTCCCGGGCCGCTGCCACCCGGTACGCCGTGGAGCACCGCCTGGTCTGA